Genomic window (Oryza sativa Japonica Group chromosome 3, ASM3414082v1):
CCTCGCCTTCGTGGCGGAGgccaagggcggcggcgcggcctcggcggcggcgctggacgaCGACGTGCTGGGGCTGATCGTGTTCAAGGCCGACGTGGTGGACCCGGAGGGGCGGCTCGCGACGTggagcgaggacgacgagcggcCGTGCGCTTGGGCCGGTGTCACCTGCGACCCGCTCACCGGCCGCGTCGCGGGGCTCTCCCTCGCCGGCTTCGGCCTCTCCGGCAAGCtcggccgcggcctcctccgcctcgagTCGCTCCAGTCCCTCTCGCTCTCCGGCAACAACTTCTCCGGCGACCTCCCCGCCGACCTCGCCCGCCTCCCGGACCTCCAGTCGctggacctcagcgccaacgCTTTCTCGGGCGCCATCCCGGACGGCTTCTTCGGCCACTGCCGCAACCTCCGCGACGTCTCCCTGGCCAACAACGCCTTCTCCGGCGACGTCCCGCGCGACGTCGGCGCGTGCGCCACGCTCGCGTCGCTGAACCTGTCCTCcaaccgcctcgccggcgcgctgcCGAGCGATATCTGGTCACTGAACGCCCTGCGCACGCTGGACCTCTCCGGCAACGCCATCACCGGCGACTTGCCGGTCGGCGTTAGCAGGATGTTCAACCTGCGGTCGCTGAACCTGCGGAGCAACCGCCTCGCAGGCAGCCTCCCCGACGACATTGGGGATTGCCCGCTGCTGAGGTCAGTGGACCTCGGCTCCAACAACATCTCTGGCAACCTGCCGGAGTCGCTGCGGAGGCTCTCCACTTGCACATACCTTGACCTGAGCTCAAACGCGCTCACCGGCAATGTTCCAACTTGGGTTGGAGAAATGGCAAGCTTGGAGACGCTTGATTTGTCCGGGAACAAGTTTTCCGGGGAGATCCCGGGGTCGATTGGCGGGTTGATGTCATTGAAGGAGCTGAGGCTGTCGGGGAATGGGTTCACCGGTGGCTTGCCGGAGTCAATTGGTGGATGCAAGAGCCTAGTGCATGTTGATGTGAGCTGGAATTCTCTGACCGGCACCCTGCCTTCCTGGGTCTTTGCTTCCGGCGTGCAATGGGTATCGGTGTCGGACAACACCTTGAGTGGAGAGGTGTTTGTACCTGTGAATGCATCTTCGATGGTTCGAGGCGTGGATTTGTCGAGCAATGCGTTTTCAGGAATGATCCCATCTGAAATCTCCCAGGTGATCACCTTGCAGTCACTGAACATGTCCTGGAACTCGCTGTCTGGGAGTATTCCGCCGAGCATTGTGCAGATGAAGTCACTTGAGGTGCTTGATTTGACTGCGAACAGGCTCAATGGAAGCATTCCAGCTACTGTTGGAGGAGAGTCATTGAGAGAGTTGAGGCTGGCGAAGAACTCCCTTACTGGAGAAATCCCAGCACAGATTGGCAATCTCTCTGCCCTTGCATCACTGTAAGTTTAAGAACCTCTCACTGATTCGATTCAATAGTTCGGCGAGCATTGTATATTGCTCAAACCATTTCTACTTTATATATCGTCTAACACCACACTATCCTGTTTTTGGTGTATTTACTGTTTGCAGGGATCTCTCACACAACAACCTGACAGGCGCAATTCCGGCAACAATAGCCAACATCACCAACCTGCAGACTGTTGATCTTTCTCGGAACAAGCTCACTGGTGGTCTACCAAAGCAGCTCTCTGACCTGCCTCACCTTGTACGCTTCAATATTTCACATAATCAGCTCTCTGGGGATCTCCCTCCTGGGAGCTTTTTTGACACTATCCCCCTCTCATCAGTGTCTGACAATCCTGGCCTTTGTGGTGCAAAGCTAAATTCTTCTTGTCCTGGTGTGTTACCAAAGCCAATTGTGCTGAACCCAGACTCTTCTTCGGATCCACTATCACAACCCGAGCCTACACCAAATGGCCTACGTCACAAGAAAACTATACTAAGCATCTCAGCCCTTGTCGCAATTGGTGCTGCTGTTCTCATTACTGTTGGTGTCATAACCATTACAGTTCTCAACCTTCGAGTGCGCACTCCAGGCTCTCATTCTGCTGCTGAGCTAGAACTCTCTGATGGATATCTCAGCCAGTCCCCCACAACTGATGTGAATTCAGGCAAGCTTGTCATGTTTGGAGGCGGTAATCCAGAATTCAGTGCTAGTACCCACGCTCTCCTGAACAAGGACTGTGAGCTTGGTCGTGGTGGGTTTGGCACTGTCTATAAGACTACTCTGCGAGATGGCCAACCTGTTGCCATCAAGAAACTGACTGTGTCTAGCTTGGTTAAATCTCAAGATGAGTTTGAGAGAGAAGTGAAGATGCTAGGCAAGCTACGCCACCGCAACCTTGTTGCGCTCAAGGGATATTATTGGACACCATCACTTCAGCTTCTTATATATGAGTTTGTTTCTGGGGGTAACTTACATAAACAACTGCATGAATCATCCACTGCAAATTGTCTCTCATGGAAAGAGAGGTTTGATATAGTTCTTGGCATTGCAAGAAGCCTGGCCCATCTCCACCGCCATGACATTATCCACTACAATCTGAAGTCAAGCAACATTCTGCTTGATGGATCAGGCGATGCCAAGGTGGGGGACTACGGATTGGCAAAGCTTCTGCCGATGTTGGATCGGTATGTTCTAAGCAGTAAGGTCCAGAGTGCACTTGGTTACATGGCACCAGAGTTTGCGTGCAGGACTGTGAAGATCACTGAAAAGTGTGACGTGTATGGATTTGGAGTTCTTGCCCTTGAGATATTGACAGGGAGGACACCGGTGCAGTACATGGAAGATGATGTTATTGTGCTTTGCGATGTGGTAAGGGCTGCTTTGGATGAAGGGAAGGTGGAAGAGTGTGTTGATGAGAGGCTCTGCGGAAAATTTCCGCTAGAGGAGGCTGTTCCAATCATGAAACTTGGTCTAGTGTGCACTTCTCAGGTTCCTTCCAATAGGCCAGACATGAGTGAGGTGGTGAACATACTGGAGTTGATCAGATGCCCCCAGGATAGCCCTGAAACTGAATTAGGTTAAGCTCTATCTGATGTGGTTCCCTTTTTTGTTAGTTTTCTTATTCCATTTTAAGATCCTTCTTTGCTTGGCAACTGATAAAATGATGAGACATGAAGGGGATTCTATCTGTTATGCTTAGTACTAGGAGCAAGTGTGAAGTTTCTGGGTAGTATTTTGGTAGCTAAGGAGTTATTATGTAATGCATGAAATAGTTTCATGGCCTGTGGCTGTTGATGTGTTTGACTCTGATCCTCATCAGGATGTTAACTGTTGTGGATCCTCTCACATCAATTATATATGCTGTTTCCAATTCTTGCTTGGTCTATTTGTATGTAAAAATTGATATGCCGTTGCGCTCTCACTCAGTTCCTTGTTCCTTTTTGTAGTGTTTTTACCTGGATGAAACATAGAACATCTCAGTTAATCACTTGAGCCTTTCTCTTGTCTGACAAGTGCAcactgaaaggaaaaaaaatgcttccATTCCTGCACATTATTCGTGTAATTTGTCTTCTGGTATAGATTTGCCTGCTGGTTTGATAGTATAGTTTTTTCCATTTTGTCGCGGTTCATTTCTGAACCTATATTATTGCATTTGCATCAATTCACAAGTAGTGTCTCCACAGAAATAAAGTAGTACTGACTACTGAGTTTGGTGTTTATGTGTTCATCTACCTGACATTGCTTGGAATCATACAGAAAAATCAGAACGGGTTGACCCCACCCTAATGACTTACTATGCGTGTGTATAAACTATAATGGAAAATGGACTTGTTTACATTGTCCATTTTGTCTCCTTTCTAATGTACTTCTTCCTTGCTGATGTTGCCGCATGAGTATCTTTGTTTTTTAATCTCTTTCccgaggagggaggagacaCCCTTGTACTCTAAAATCATGGTGCAGCACCTTGCGCTGAACTAATCAAGAGGTTAGCTGGTAGTCAAAGTTTGTTAGTTCAGTTGAATGAAATCTTGGAAGCCAACAACATTAAACTATGGTAAGTGCAATGCTACACTTACCATAGTACTGATTTACTGATGCTGCAGTATGGGTTGCCATTGTTACGCACAATCATTCTCTTGTGATTTAGAGATTCCAGAGCGATGTGGATATGTTATGATGTACTCAATCGgtccacaaatataaatataaacatttctaagACTTCCATTTAGGAGATTATAAGGAGTAGGAGAAAATTTTGGGTGACCCTTATTAAATAAAGGATGGTGGTAGTGGTTAGAACTAGATGTTAAGTGGGAAATAAATTTAAACGAAAGTTGATTGTTGGGACATTTAACAATTCTTATATTTgtgaataaattttaaattcttgAAATGCTTATACAGACGGGAAAGTATAATGCTATACCTTTTGTGAGCATAGCGTTATTACCGATTTGCCGTGGGGTCTAATCACTAACG
Coding sequences:
- the LOC4332757 gene encoding probable LRR receptor-like serine/threonine-protein kinase IRK: MRALVVLVGLACLAFVAEAKGGGAASAAALDDDVLGLIVFKADVVDPEGRLATWSEDDERPCAWAGVTCDPLTGRVAGLSLAGFGLSGKLGRGLLRLESLQSLSLSGNNFSGDLPADLARLPDLQSLDLSANAFSGAIPDGFFGHCRNLRDVSLANNAFSGDVPRDVGACATLASLNLSSNRLAGALPSDIWSLNALRTLDLSGNAITGDLPVGVSRMFNLRSLNLRSNRLAGSLPDDIGDCPLLRSVDLGSNNISGNLPESLRRLSTCTYLDLSSNALTGNVPTWVGEMASLETLDLSGNKFSGEIPGSIGGLMSLKELRLSGNGFTGGLPESIGGCKSLVHVDVSWNSLTGTLPSWVFASGVQWVSVSDNTLSGEVFVPVNASSMVRGVDLSSNAFSGMIPSEISQVITLQSLNMSWNSLSGSIPPSIVQMKSLEVLDLTANRLNGSIPATVGGESLRELRLAKNSLTGEIPAQIGNLSALASLDLSHNNLTGAIPATIANITNLQTVDLSRNKLTGGLPKQLSDLPHLVRFNISHNQLSGDLPPGSFFDTIPLSSVSDNPGLCGAKLNSSCPGVLPKPIVLNPDSSSDPLSQPEPTPNGLRHKKTILSISALVAIGAAVLITVGVITITVLNLRVRTPGSHSAAELELSDGYLSQSPTTDVNSGKLVMFGGGNPEFSASTHALLNKDCELGRGGFGTVYKTTLRDGQPVAIKKLTVSSLVKSQDEFEREVKMLGKLRHRNLVALKGYYWTPSLQLLIYEFVSGGNLHKQLHESSTANCLSWKERFDIVLGIARSLAHLHRHDIIHYNLKSSNILLDGSGDAKVGDYGLAKLLPMLDRYVLSSKVQSALGYMAPEFACRTVKITEKCDVYGFGVLALEILTGRTPVQYMEDDVIVLCDVVRAALDEGKVEECVDERLCGKFPLEEAVPIMKLGLVCTSQVPSNRPDMSEVVNILELIRCPQDSPETELG